The proteins below come from a single Gordonia sp. X0973 genomic window:
- a CDS encoding helix-turn-helix domain-containing protein, whose protein sequence is MNTTGIAVGRNLKRIRVQAGDSQAECASKVAHLGLNWAQSHVSSIEGGRRRVVSLDELLVLSSVYGVALAEWFAGDDDVQVTDDLTMPTSTVREWLSGTTPSVAVVDFERVQDYSADESIARRLKMSREQVTEIATRIWGHHATIERDQRLAEKHPEITDPAKLRNHRAGMTRRLADEIELRA, encoded by the coding sequence ATGAACACAACCGGAATTGCCGTCGGAAGAAATCTCAAGCGAATCCGCGTGCAAGCAGGTGATAGCCAGGCGGAATGCGCCTCGAAGGTCGCTCATCTCGGCTTGAACTGGGCGCAGTCGCATGTGTCGTCAATCGAGGGCGGTCGTCGGCGTGTCGTCTCGCTCGATGAGCTGCTTGTGTTGTCGTCCGTGTACGGCGTCGCACTGGCTGAGTGGTTCGCAGGTGACGATGACGTGCAGGTGACCGACGACCTAACTATGCCCACATCGACCGTGCGCGAGTGGCTATCGGGAACGACACCGAGTGTCGCAGTCGTGGACTTCGAACGCGTGCAAGACTATTCCGCTGATGAGAGCATCGCTCGACGCCTGAAGATGTCGCGTGAGCAGGTGACCGAGATAGCGACACGTATCTGGGGTCACCACGCCACGATCGAACGCGACCAACGTCTGGCCGAGAAGCACCCCGAGATCACCGATCCCGCGAAGCTGCGCAATCACCGAGCAGGCATGACGCGCCGCCTCGCTGATGAGATCGAGTTACGAGCATGA
- a CDS encoding site-specific integrase: MTARGSVFRRCGCTKIEDGKRVQLGQSCPKLKRGNGTWANHGTWAYAVGVVDINGKRSLKRKAGFATKDEAQDALDKVRAHASRGFIADERLTVEQYLTDWIAGKTDIKENTRQHYERYIEKVFIPHLGTVKLTELRPAHVNRMFETLRSSPQGLNAPAAQRMRAVLRSALTDALRADLVTVNAAALAKVPGGRSPRALVWTKSREDEWRRDIARLVAEGHKPEDARGMGKLPSTSMVWTPTHVGKFLANVGDDPLYFLFWLVSHTGMRRGEVCALRYTDVNDDATITVERQLINTLHGVREDTPKTDASCRRVAIGEAGVELLEQHRERQARTWIMDEPPTYLFCREDGRLFDPIQVTKRFKKLAVGADLPPIRFHDLRHTAASMMLASGLDMKTVSTVLGHSDITITANIYTSVYEDATQAAVTNVAALIRAHNVHTQGDEVEQ; this comes from the coding sequence ATGACTGCGCGAGGGTCGGTGTTTCGCCGATGTGGCTGTACGAAGATCGAGGACGGCAAACGCGTGCAGCTGGGTCAGTCCTGTCCAAAGCTGAAGCGCGGCAACGGGACCTGGGCGAATCACGGGACATGGGCTTATGCGGTCGGCGTGGTCGACATCAACGGCAAGCGCAGCCTCAAGCGCAAAGCCGGGTTCGCCACCAAGGACGAAGCGCAGGATGCGCTGGACAAGGTGCGCGCCCATGCCAGCCGGGGATTCATCGCCGACGAGCGTCTCACCGTTGAGCAGTACCTCACCGATTGGATTGCCGGTAAGACTGACATCAAGGAAAACACGCGCCAGCACTACGAGCGATACATCGAGAAGGTGTTCATCCCGCACCTGGGCACGGTGAAGCTGACTGAACTGCGACCGGCACACGTCAATCGCATGTTCGAGACGCTGAGGTCGTCCCCACAGGGCCTCAATGCCCCTGCTGCACAACGTATGCGCGCAGTGCTGCGGTCGGCGCTCACGGACGCGCTCAGGGCTGATCTTGTGACCGTCAACGCTGCTGCATTGGCGAAGGTGCCTGGTGGTCGATCACCTCGCGCGTTGGTTTGGACGAAGTCACGCGAAGACGAATGGCGTAGGGACATTGCCCGATTGGTCGCCGAGGGTCACAAGCCCGAGGACGCGCGGGGTATGGGCAAGCTCCCGTCAACGTCGATGGTCTGGACTCCGACCCATGTGGGCAAGTTCCTCGCGAACGTCGGCGACGATCCGCTGTACTTTCTGTTCTGGCTTGTCAGTCACACGGGCATGAGGCGTGGCGAGGTCTGCGCACTGCGCTACACCGATGTGAACGACGACGCGACTATCACCGTAGAGCGCCAGCTCATCAACACGCTCCATGGCGTCCGCGAGGACACGCCCAAGACCGACGCGTCATGTCGTCGCGTGGCGATCGGGGAGGCAGGCGTCGAACTGCTCGAGCAGCACCGCGAACGTCAGGCCCGAACGTGGATCATGGACGAGCCACCGACGTACCTGTTCTGCCGCGAGGACGGGCGCCTGTTCGACCCGATCCAAGTCACCAAGCGATTCAAGAAGCTCGCAGTGGGCGCGGACCTGCCACCGATCAGGTTCCACGACCTTCGGCACACCGCCGCGTCGATGATGCTCGCCTCAGGGCTGGACATGAAGACCGTGTCCACGGTGCTTGGGCACAGCGACATCACGATCACCGCGAACATCTACACCAGCGTCTACGAGGACGCGACTCAGGCGGCAGTGACGAACGTCGCGGCACTCATACGAGCACACAATGTGCACACACAGGGCGATGAGGTGGAGCAGTGA
- a CDS encoding AAA family ATPase: protein MAFDIEPASFIRRISLGAAMPTDRYPFDLPVVRGLAESGGLPLPPGATFFVGENGSGKSTLIEAIALAAGLNAEGGSQNYRFTTRATESDLADHLYLTWGSSKPRSRYFLRAETYYNVATATEDLGPEQLAVFGGVSPHERSHGESFVDLIHARFFPGGLYVMDEPEAALSPQGCLNVIAMIADLVTRGSQFIIATHSPILLALPGATIFAIDDDGQIERVAYDDAPPVRMTRDFLAAPDRYLRHLTPPD from the coding sequence GTGGCATTCGACATCGAGCCGGCGAGCTTCATCCGGCGGATCTCGCTGGGAGCGGCGATGCCGACGGATCGCTATCCGTTCGACCTGCCCGTCGTCCGCGGTCTCGCCGAATCCGGCGGGCTGCCGCTGCCGCCGGGAGCGACCTTCTTCGTCGGCGAGAACGGTAGCGGCAAGTCGACGCTGATCGAGGCCATCGCCTTGGCCGCGGGACTCAATGCCGAGGGCGGCAGCCAGAACTACCGCTTCACCACACGTGCGACGGAATCCGATCTCGCCGACCACCTCTACCTGACGTGGGGGTCGAGCAAGCCGCGCAGCCGCTACTTCCTGCGCGCCGAGACCTACTACAACGTCGCGACGGCGACCGAAGACCTCGGCCCCGAGCAACTCGCCGTCTTCGGCGGCGTCTCACCGCACGAACGTTCCCACGGCGAGTCCTTCGTCGACCTCATCCACGCGCGGTTCTTCCCCGGCGGGCTCTACGTGATGGACGAGCCGGAAGCCGCCCTGTCGCCGCAGGGATGCCTCAACGTGATCGCCATGATCGCCGACCTCGTGACCAGGGGCAGCCAGTTCATCATCGCCACCCACTCCCCGATCCTGCTGGCGCTGCCGGGCGCGACGATCTTCGCCATCGACGACGACGGGCAGATCGAGCGAGTCGCCTACGACGACGCACCTCCGGTTCGGATGACCCGCGACTTCCTCGCCGCCCCCGACCGCTACCTGCGTCACCTGACACCGCCGGACTGA
- a CDS encoding M15 family metallopeptidase codes for MTSRQRFLAAVVAAAAFTLPVAASAASAHAAPGSTAGLTPQLATAYRLAKAQATREGIPLWITSGKRSWAEQDRMWRDGIRTYGSAAEARKWVLPPSQSTHVSGRAIDVGPQRGARWLARTGNRWGLCRTYANEWWHFEVATIPGTACPPMLPSAARRR; via the coding sequence ATGACTTCCCGCCAGCGATTCCTCGCCGCCGTTGTCGCCGCAGCGGCGTTCACCCTGCCCGTTGCGGCCTCCGCAGCTTCGGCACATGCCGCTCCCGGATCGACCGCCGGTCTGACACCCCAACTCGCCACCGCCTACCGACTGGCCAAGGCGCAGGCGACCCGCGAGGGCATCCCGCTCTGGATCACTTCGGGGAAGCGCTCCTGGGCCGAGCAGGACCGGATGTGGCGCGACGGGATTCGCACCTACGGCAGCGCCGCCGAGGCTCGCAAGTGGGTCCTGCCGCCCTCGCAGTCCACCCACGTGTCCGGTCGGGCGATCGACGTCGGCCCCCAGCGCGGTGCGAGGTGGCTGGCGCGCACCGGCAACAGGTGGGGGCTCTGCCGCACCTATGCGAACGAGTGGTGGCATTTCGAGGTGGCGACCATCCCCGGGACCGCCTGCCCGCCGATGTTGCCGAGCGCCGCCCGACGTCGATAG
- a CDS encoding MFS transporter yields the protein MTTTAPPSRGAVLGATSWIPVGGALFVSAWGGNQFTPLLVMYKAEGLSGVVVDTLLFVYVFGIVPALLIGGPASDRWGRRPLMLPAPILAGLGSVALAMGAHSVVLLSIGRLLSGVALGLAMAVGGSWLVELSRAAGAPAGVGARRATMCLTAGFGVGAAVAGVLAQWGPWPTVFPYVITVVLALVAAVALWRVPETRVGDTGDTADTGKPTGVLAALRIPSALDRRFLLVVAPVAPWVFGACAIAYAIIPDLLRGHTTVPIAFAAACCVLGLTAGFAIQSAGRRIDRPGTVRGMVVALAVVAVGLVMAIAAEATRNVAVALLAAAVLGCGYGMALIGGLLEVQRIAGPDDLGGLTAVFYALTYIGFGSPALLAWLAQRFPSLTYRDFFLVGLVMTAVCLASVLAGGRLRRTENP from the coding sequence ATGACCACCACCGCGCCACCGTCCCGAGGAGCCGTGCTCGGCGCTACCTCGTGGATCCCCGTCGGCGGCGCCCTCTTCGTCAGCGCCTGGGGCGGCAACCAGTTCACGCCGCTGCTCGTCATGTACAAGGCCGAGGGATTATCCGGTGTCGTGGTCGACACGTTGCTGTTCGTCTACGTCTTCGGCATCGTCCCGGCATTGCTGATCGGCGGCCCGGCATCGGACCGCTGGGGGCGGCGACCGCTCATGCTCCCGGCGCCGATCCTCGCCGGGCTCGGATCGGTGGCCCTGGCGATGGGCGCGCACTCGGTGGTCCTGCTGAGTATCGGCCGCCTGCTCAGCGGAGTGGCGTTGGGCCTGGCGATGGCGGTCGGCGGCAGCTGGCTCGTCGAACTGTCCCGCGCCGCCGGTGCGCCCGCTGGGGTCGGGGCGCGGCGCGCGACGATGTGCCTGACCGCCGGTTTCGGCGTCGGTGCGGCGGTTGCCGGGGTTCTCGCGCAGTGGGGACCGTGGCCCACAGTCTTCCCGTACGTGATCACGGTCGTGTTGGCGTTGGTGGCGGCGGTGGCCCTGTGGCGGGTGCCGGAGACCAGGGTCGGCGACACCGGAGACACCGCCGACACCGGCAAGCCCACCGGGGTATTGGCCGCCCTGCGCATCCCGTCGGCGTTGGACCGGCGGTTCCTACTGGTCGTCGCACCGGTCGCCCCGTGGGTGTTCGGCGCCTGTGCCATCGCGTACGCGATCATCCCCGACCTGCTGCGCGGCCACACCACCGTTCCGATCGCGTTCGCCGCCGCGTGCTGCGTCCTCGGCTTGACGGCCGGTTTCGCCATTCAGTCCGCCGGTCGTCGCATCGACCGCCCGGGCACCGTGCGGGGGATGGTCGTGGCACTTGCGGTGGTCGCCGTCGGCCTGGTGATGGCGATCGCCGCCGAGGCCACCCGCAACGTGGCCGTCGCGCTGCTCGCAGCCGCGGTGCTCGGCTGTGGCTACGGGATGGCATTGATCGGCGGGCTGCTCGAAGTGCAGCGCATCGCCGGCCCCGACGATCTGGGCGGTCTCACCGCCGTCTTCTACGCGCTGACCTACATCGGCTTCGGTTCGCCCGCGCTCCTGGCCTGGTTGGCCCAGCGATTCCCCTCGCTGACCTATCGGGACTTCTTCCTGGTGGGTCTGGTCATGACCGCCGTCTGCCTCGCCTCGGTGCTCGCGGGCGGACGCCTTCGACGGACCGAGAATCCGTAG
- the galE gene encoding UDP-glucose 4-epimerase GalE: MRVLLTGGAGYIGAHTVVELVAAGHEAVIFDDFSCSSPVAVERVNEITGTTVEYRTIDVTDPVAVQTGIEETGPFDAIIHLAARKAIGESVSMPLEYYANNVGSTLVMLGAMRDNGIGTFLFSGTGTVYTHQEDLPFVETSRTGLDLPNPYSKSKRMCEEVMRDSALTDPDKKLIGLRYFNPIGAHESGLIGEDPQGIPNNLMPIVARVAAGILPQVSVFGRDYDTADGTALRDYIHVVDLARGHLAAIEHAEPGMHFFNLGTGRPSSVLELIAAFEEASGRTITTVDAPRRPGDAQATYCLPDKAREKLGWNTDYDIRRACADYWRWQERNPAGYRD; encoded by the coding sequence ATGCGTGTTCTCCTCACCGGCGGCGCCGGATACATCGGTGCGCACACCGTCGTCGAACTGGTGGCCGCGGGACATGAAGCGGTCATCTTCGACGACTTCTCCTGCTCGAGCCCCGTCGCGGTCGAGCGCGTCAACGAAATCACCGGCACCACCGTCGAGTACCGGACCATCGACGTCACCGATCCCGTCGCGGTCCAGACGGGTATCGAGGAGACCGGCCCGTTCGACGCGATCATTCACCTGGCCGCGCGCAAGGCGATCGGCGAATCGGTGTCGATGCCGCTGGAGTACTACGCCAACAACGTCGGTTCGACGCTGGTGATGCTCGGCGCGATGCGCGACAACGGCATCGGCACTTTCCTGTTCTCCGGCACCGGCACGGTCTACACGCATCAAGAGGATCTGCCCTTCGTCGAGACGTCGCGCACCGGGCTCGACCTGCCCAACCCGTACAGCAAGTCCAAGCGGATGTGCGAGGAGGTGATGCGCGACTCCGCGCTCACCGACCCGGACAAGAAGCTGATCGGGCTCCGCTACTTCAATCCGATCGGCGCGCATGAGAGCGGCCTGATCGGCGAAGACCCGCAAGGCATTCCGAACAACCTGATGCCGATCGTCGCGCGCGTCGCCGCCGGGATCCTGCCGCAGGTCAGCGTCTTCGGTCGCGATTACGACACCGCCGATGGCACCGCGCTGCGCGACTACATCCACGTCGTCGACCTCGCCCGCGGCCACCTCGCCGCCATCGAGCACGCCGAGCCGGGGATGCACTTCTTCAACCTGGGCACCGGTCGGCCGTCGAGTGTGCTCGAACTCATCGCCGCCTTCGAGGAGGCGTCGGGGAGGACGATCACCACCGTCGATGCGCCGCGGCGCCCCGGTGACGCGCAGGCCACCTACTGTCTGCCGGACAAGGCGCGCGAGAAGCTCGGCTGGAACACCGATTACGACATCCGACGGGCGTGCGCGGACTATTGGCGCTGGCAGGAGCGCAACCCCGCGGGCTACCGCGACTAG
- the rfbB gene encoding dTDP-glucose 4,6-dehydratase: MRVLVTGGAGFIGVNFVHRTLATRADVELTVLDKLTYAADPASLESVTDRVRLVVGDVADADLVDGLVAESDLVVHFAAESHNDNSLLDPSPFVTTNLVGTFTLLEAVRRHQTRYHHISTDEVYGDLDLDDPTRFTESTPYNPSSPYSSTKAGSDLLVRAWVRSFDVPATISNCSNNYGPYQHIEKFIPRQITNVLDGVRPRLYGDGTNVRDWIHVDDHNDAVWAIIDRGRIGQTYLIGADGETSNRVVVETILDLLGQPRDAFDFVTDRPGHDRRYAIDSTKLRDELGWTPRFTDFRSGLAATIDWYRDNQSWWRGRKSEVEAGYAKTEKVLEP, encoded by the coding sequence ATGCGGGTTCTGGTCACCGGGGGCGCCGGGTTCATCGGCGTCAACTTCGTGCATCGCACACTGGCGACCCGCGCCGACGTCGAGCTCACCGTCCTGGACAAACTCACCTACGCCGCCGATCCGGCGTCGTTGGAATCGGTCACCGACCGGGTGCGCCTGGTGGTCGGGGACGTGGCCGACGCCGATCTCGTCGACGGGCTCGTCGCCGAATCCGATCTCGTCGTGCACTTCGCGGCCGAGTCGCACAACGACAACTCGTTGCTCGACCCGTCGCCCTTCGTCACCACCAACCTGGTCGGCACGTTCACGCTGCTGGAGGCGGTGCGGCGACACCAGACGCGCTATCACCACATCTCCACCGACGAGGTGTACGGCGACCTCGACCTCGACGACCCGACGCGCTTCACCGAGTCGACGCCGTACAACCCGTCGAGCCCCTACAGCTCCACCAAGGCGGGATCGGATCTGCTGGTGCGCGCCTGGGTCCGCTCCTTCGACGTGCCGGCCACCATCTCCAACTGCTCCAACAACTACGGCCCCTACCAGCACATCGAGAAGTTCATCCCCCGCCAGATCACCAACGTGCTCGACGGGGTGCGCCCGCGGCTCTACGGCGACGGCACCAACGTGCGCGACTGGATCCACGTCGACGACCACAACGACGCGGTGTGGGCGATCATCGACCGCGGCCGCATCGGGCAGACCTACCTGATCGGGGCCGACGGGGAGACGAGCAACCGCGTCGTCGTCGAGACGATCCTCGATCTGCTCGGGCAGCCGCGCGACGCCTTCGACTTCGTCACCGACCGGCCGGGCCACGACCGGCGCTACGCGATCGATTCGACGAAGCTGCGCGACGAACTGGGCTGGACACCGCGCTTCACCGACTTCCGCAGCGGCCTGGCCGCGACAATCGACTGGTACCGCGACAACCAGTCGTGGTGGCGCGGACGCAAATCGGAGGTCGAGGCCGGGTACGCGAAGACCGAGAAGGTGCTGGAGCCCTAG
- the rfbA gene encoding glucose-1-phosphate thymidylyltransferase RfbA, with the protein MRGIILAGGTGSRLHPITQGVSKQLVPVYDKPMIYYPLSTLMLAGITDVLIITTPQDRPAFQHLLGDGSMFGISLTYAAQPEPNGLAQAFVLGADHIGSDSVALVLGDNIFYGPGLGSRLAAHRDVVGGAVFAYWVANPGAYGVVDFDESGRAVSLEEKPTRPRSNFAVPGLYFYDNDVVDVAKGLSPSARGEYEITDVNRHYLDRGALSVTVLPRGTAWLDTGTFDSLLDAGNFVRTVEQRQGLKIAVPEEIAWRQGWLSDEELRTRAAGLAKSGYGDYLLDLLERGKAF; encoded by the coding sequence ATGCGCGGAATCATCCTGGCCGGTGGAACCGGTTCGCGGCTGCACCCGATCACCCAGGGCGTCAGCAAGCAGCTGGTTCCGGTTTACGACAAGCCGATGATCTACTACCCGTTGTCCACGCTGATGCTGGCCGGGATCACCGACGTCCTCATCATCACCACGCCGCAGGACCGGCCGGCCTTCCAACACCTGCTCGGCGACGGCTCGATGTTCGGTATCTCGCTGACCTACGCGGCGCAGCCCGAGCCCAACGGCCTCGCCCAGGCGTTCGTGCTCGGCGCCGACCACATCGGCTCGGATTCGGTGGCACTCGTGCTGGGGGACAACATCTTCTACGGCCCGGGACTCGGCAGCCGCCTCGCCGCCCACCGCGACGTCGTCGGCGGGGCCGTCTTCGCCTACTGGGTCGCCAACCCCGGCGCCTATGGCGTCGTCGATTTCGACGAGAGCGGTCGCGCGGTGTCACTGGAGGAGAAGCCAACACGGCCGCGGTCCAACTTCGCCGTACCCGGCCTCTACTTCTACGACAACGACGTCGTCGACGTGGCCAAGGGGCTAAGCCCGAGCGCGCGCGGCGAATACGAGATCACCGACGTCAACCGGCACTACCTGGACCGCGGCGCGCTCTCGGTCACCGTGCTGCCACGCGGCACCGCCTGGCTGGACACCGGCACCTTCGATTCCCTGCTCGACGCGGGCAACTTCGTCCGCACCGTCGAGCAGCGGCAGGGACTGAAGATCGCTGTGCCCGAGGAGATCGCCTGGCGCCAGGGTTGGCTCTCCGACGAGGAGTTGCGCACGCGGGCCGCCGGTCTGGCCAAGTCGGGGTACGGCGACTACCTGCTCGATCTGCTCGAGCGCGGAAAGGCCTTCTGA